In Capsicum annuum cultivar UCD-10X-F1 chromosome 7, UCD10Xv1.1, whole genome shotgun sequence, one genomic interval encodes:
- the LOC107854247 gene encoding probable E3 ubiquitin-protein ligase XBOS32 isoform X1, whose protein sequence is MPERYPKTMRFLSLVGNSFGCSASGERLVSAARDGDIQEAKALLDYNPRLVRYSTFGVRNSPLHYSAAQGHHEIVTLLLESGVDINLRNYRGQTALMQACQYGHWEVVQTLILFRANFHRADYLNGGTALHLAALNGHSRCIRLILADYIPSIPNFCNVMRKRSRNEDSIQEFDDFALHEVINKPADGGITALHMAALNGHVDSLQLLLDLGASVTKVTVEDGTTIDLIGAGSTPLHYAACGGNAQCCQLLIARGASLSAENVNGWTPLMVARSWHRDGLEDILSALPEKQPRPLPSSFLCLPLMSIVKIARECGWRTIDSHSSCLDPCVVCLERKCTVAAEGCFHEFCTRCALYLCSTSSTSTVAHGPPGSIPCPLCRHGIVSFIKLAHTTPIIKEAGRTSLSLPFCSCTADGQEPTTLETPFCKPDLYCTRLSPLGSSFRSLSCQKLPALKFSPGLCMGTPDTSPSLVPRTGEREHLTRCSRSTFRRSTSNVEARRWLCSFSQSVETGSSC, encoded by the exons ATGCCAGAACGATATCCGAAAACTATGAGGTTCTTGAGCCTTGTGGGGAATTCATTTGGATGCTCTGCGTCAGGCGAACGGTTAGTTTCTGCTGCTAGAGATGGGGATATCCAGGAAGCTAAGGCTTTACTGGATTATAATCCGCGTTTAGTGAGGTATTCGACTTTTGGTGTTCGAAATTCACCGCTCCATTACTCTGCCGCGCAAGGACATCACGAG ATTGTTACTCTCTTGCTCGAGTCTGGAGTTGACATCAACCTCAGAAACTACAGGGGGCAG ACTGCTTTGATGCAAGCATGTCAGTATGGTCACTGGGAGGTCGTTCAGACTCTCATTCTTTTCAGAGCCAAT TTTCATAGGGCTGATTATCTCAACGGAGGTACAGCACTTCATTTAGCTGCTCTGAATGGACATTCTCGATGTATACGGCTTATCCTTGCTGATTATATTCCTAGCATCCCAAATTTCTGTAATGTCATGAGAAAGAGATCACGAAACGAAGACTCTATCCAAGAATTTGATGACTT TGCCCTGCATGAGGTGATCAATAAACCTGCCGATGGTGGCATCACCGCCCTTCATATGGCAGCACTGAATGGTCACGTTGATAGTCTGCAGCTACTCTTGGACTTGGGGGCTTCAGTCACCAAGGTTACTGTGGAAGACGGGACTACAATCGATTTGATAG GTGCAGGAAGTACTCCACTTCATTATGCTGCATGTGGCGGGAATGCTCAGTGTTGTCAG cttttaattgcCAGAGGTGCCAGTCTCAGTGCAGAAAATGTGAATGG GTGGACCCCGTTGATGGTTGCTCGATCATGGCATAGAGATGGGCTGGAGGATATTTTAAGTGCTCTTCCAGAAAAGCAACCACGTCCTCTTCCTTCATCATTCTTATGCCTCCCTCTTATGAGTATAGTGAAGATTGCTCG AGAATGCGGATGGAGAACGATTGATTCACACTCGTCGTGTTTAGATCCTTGTGTCGTTTGTCTGGAAAGGAAGTGTACTGTTGCTGCAGAAG GTTGTTTTCACGAGTTCTGCACGCGCTGTGCGTTGTACCTATGTTCCACCAGTAGCACATCAACCGTAGCCCACGGCCCGCCAGGCTCGATTCCTTGCCCTTTATGCCGACACGGCATTGTTTCATTCATTAAGCTGGCGCACACGACCCCAATCATCAAAGAAGCAGGAAGAACGAGTCTATCGTTGCCTTTTTGTTCCTGTACAGCCGACGGACAAGAACCAACTACGTTAGAAACGCCTTTCTGCAAGCCGGACTTATATTGCACCCGGCTCTCCCCTCTCGGTTCTTCCTTCCGCTCGTTAAGCTGCCAAAAGCTCCCGGCATTGAAATTCAGCCCAGGTCTTTGTATGGGAACGCCAGACACGAGTCCATCTTTAGTTCCAAGAACCGGTGAACGAGAACATCTAACTCGATGTTCACGATCGACCTTTAGGCGATCAACGTCAAACGTCGAAGCTAGAAGATGGTTGTGTTCCTTCAGCCAATCTGTAGAAACTGGAAGCAGTTGCTGA
- the LOC107854257 gene encoding RING-H2 finger protein ATL13, whose protein sequence is MNWVLVKIQESNVLSPSNHPLYLLQPPPPPLVIHDSNGGSGGGLFNLNNKVSPTILLVIIILALIFFISGLLHLLVRFLLRPTTRDPDELDNVTAFQGQLQQLFHLHDAGVDQSFIDTLPVFNYKSIIGVKDPFDCAVCLCEFEPDDKLRWLPKCSHAFHMECIDTWLLSHSTCPLCRASLLPDFSSSSLNNNHTCSPIVFVLESDSGSSRENNSNNNNNVVPYSHELLFDSLRRNNSISRLSLSSSLFDDHNMSVSDVVVVAKSCDEIHARDGEIEKVVQVKLGKFKNVDIRDSSDDNEEGSSNNIDSRRCFSMGSFAYILDETTSLHVPIRQTSSKKQSIYKPNHRQAMSECGCDDSIREFNGFEAFKFAENPMQNINNQNKIIECKRESFSVSKIWLRGKKDHENANSRRAFSFRLPTISRTIPIAAQPDGSAATENGGTRRTTSEIDVVTWEKNEGFDEENQCYNRLEYQPKTPSFARRTLLWLMGKQNKVVHSSYSSNL, encoded by the coding sequence ATGAATTGGGTACTTGttaaaattcaagaaagtaatgTTCTTTCACCATCAAATCACCCATTGTACCTTCTTCAACCACCTCCACCACCACTTGTTATACATGATTCtaatggtggtagtggtggtggtcttTTCAATTTGAATAACAAAGTTAGTCCAACTATACTTCTTGTCATCATAATTCTTGCACTTATCTTCTTCATATCTGGTTTACTTCACCTACTTGTTAGATTCCTATTAAGGCCAACAACTAGAGATCCAGATGAATTAGACAATGTAACAGCCTTTCAAGGTCAATTACAACAACTTTTTCACCTTCATGATGCCGGTGTTGATCAATCTTTTATCGATACACTTCCTGTATTCAATTACAAATCCATCATTGGTGTTAAAGATCCTTTCGATTGTGCAGTTTGTTTATGTGAATTCGAACCCGATGACAAACTTAGATGGCTACCAAAATGTAGCCACGCTTTTCATATGGAGTGTATTGACACTTGGCTTTTGTCACATTCAACTTGTCCTCTTTGTAGAGCTAGTCTTTTGCCTGATTTCTCTTCATCATCATTAAACAACAATCATACTTGTTCACCTATTGTCTTTGTTCTTGAATCCGATAGTGGAAGTTCAAGAgaaaacaacagcaacaacaacaacaacgttgTTCCTTATAGTCATGAGTTGTTGTTTGACTCATTGAGGAGGAacaattcaatttcaagattGAGTTTGAGTAGTTCCCTCTTTGATGACCACAACATGAGTGTCTCTGATGTTGTTGTCGTCGCGAAATCTTGTGATGAAATCCACGCAAGAGATGGTGAGATTGAAAAAGTAGTGCAAGTGAAACTTGGGAAATTCAAGAATGTTGATATACGAGATTCGAGTGATGACAATGAAGAGGGAAGTAGCAATAACATTGATTCAAGAAGGTGTTTTTCAATGGGATCATTTGCTTATATACTAGATGAAACAACAAGTTTACATGTTCCTATTAGGCAAACATCATCAAAGAAGCAATCAATTTACAAGCCAAATCATAGACAAGCAATGTCTGAATGTGGATGTGATGATTCAATAAGGGAATTCAATGGATTTGAGGCATTCAAATTCGCCGAAAATCCAATGCAGAATATCAACAATCAAAACAAGATTATTGAATGCAAAAGAGAGAGCTTTTCAGTGTCAAAGATTTGGTTAAGGGGGAAAAAAGATCATGAGAATGCCAATTCAAGAAGGGCATTTTCGTTCCGGCTACCTACTATCAGCCGGACTATCCCAATCGCAGCACAGCCAGATGGCTCTGCCGCGACCGAGAATGGTGGTACTAGGAGGACAACCTCAGAGATTGATGTTGTTACATGGGAAAAAAATGAAGgatttgatgaagaaaatcaaTGTTACAATAGATTGGAATATCAACCAAAAACACCATCTTTTGCTAGAAGAACACTTCTTTGGCTTATGGGAAAACAAAACAAAGTTGTTCACTCATCTTACTCATCAAATCTCTAG
- the LOC107854247 gene encoding probable E3 ubiquitin-protein ligase XBOS32 isoform X2, which translates to MRFLSLVGNSFGCSASGERLVSAARDGDIQEAKALLDYNPRLVRYSTFGVRNSPLHYSAAQGHHEIVTLLLESGVDINLRNYRGQTALMQACQYGHWEVVQTLILFRANFHRADYLNGGTALHLAALNGHSRCIRLILADYIPSIPNFCNVMRKRSRNEDSIQEFDDFALHEVINKPADGGITALHMAALNGHVDSLQLLLDLGASVTKVTVEDGTTIDLIGAGSTPLHYAACGGNAQCCQLLIARGASLSAENVNGWTPLMVARSWHRDGLEDILSALPEKQPRPLPSSFLCLPLMSIVKIARECGWRTIDSHSSCLDPCVVCLERKCTVAAEGCFHEFCTRCALYLCSTSSTSTVAHGPPGSIPCPLCRHGIVSFIKLAHTTPIIKEAGRTSLSLPFCSCTADGQEPTTLETPFCKPDLYCTRLSPLGSSFRSLSCQKLPALKFSPGLCMGTPDTSPSLVPRTGEREHLTRCSRSTFRRSTSNVEARRWLCSFSQSVETGSSC; encoded by the exons ATGAGGTTCTTGAGCCTTGTGGGGAATTCATTTGGATGCTCTGCGTCAGGCGAACGGTTAGTTTCTGCTGCTAGAGATGGGGATATCCAGGAAGCTAAGGCTTTACTGGATTATAATCCGCGTTTAGTGAGGTATTCGACTTTTGGTGTTCGAAATTCACCGCTCCATTACTCTGCCGCGCAAGGACATCACGAG ATTGTTACTCTCTTGCTCGAGTCTGGAGTTGACATCAACCTCAGAAACTACAGGGGGCAG ACTGCTTTGATGCAAGCATGTCAGTATGGTCACTGGGAGGTCGTTCAGACTCTCATTCTTTTCAGAGCCAAT TTTCATAGGGCTGATTATCTCAACGGAGGTACAGCACTTCATTTAGCTGCTCTGAATGGACATTCTCGATGTATACGGCTTATCCTTGCTGATTATATTCCTAGCATCCCAAATTTCTGTAATGTCATGAGAAAGAGATCACGAAACGAAGACTCTATCCAAGAATTTGATGACTT TGCCCTGCATGAGGTGATCAATAAACCTGCCGATGGTGGCATCACCGCCCTTCATATGGCAGCACTGAATGGTCACGTTGATAGTCTGCAGCTACTCTTGGACTTGGGGGCTTCAGTCACCAAGGTTACTGTGGAAGACGGGACTACAATCGATTTGATAG GTGCAGGAAGTACTCCACTTCATTATGCTGCATGTGGCGGGAATGCTCAGTGTTGTCAG cttttaattgcCAGAGGTGCCAGTCTCAGTGCAGAAAATGTGAATGG GTGGACCCCGTTGATGGTTGCTCGATCATGGCATAGAGATGGGCTGGAGGATATTTTAAGTGCTCTTCCAGAAAAGCAACCACGTCCTCTTCCTTCATCATTCTTATGCCTCCCTCTTATGAGTATAGTGAAGATTGCTCG AGAATGCGGATGGAGAACGATTGATTCACACTCGTCGTGTTTAGATCCTTGTGTCGTTTGTCTGGAAAGGAAGTGTACTGTTGCTGCAGAAG GTTGTTTTCACGAGTTCTGCACGCGCTGTGCGTTGTACCTATGTTCCACCAGTAGCACATCAACCGTAGCCCACGGCCCGCCAGGCTCGATTCCTTGCCCTTTATGCCGACACGGCATTGTTTCATTCATTAAGCTGGCGCACACGACCCCAATCATCAAAGAAGCAGGAAGAACGAGTCTATCGTTGCCTTTTTGTTCCTGTACAGCCGACGGACAAGAACCAACTACGTTAGAAACGCCTTTCTGCAAGCCGGACTTATATTGCACCCGGCTCTCCCCTCTCGGTTCTTCCTTCCGCTCGTTAAGCTGCCAAAAGCTCCCGGCATTGAAATTCAGCCCAGGTCTTTGTATGGGAACGCCAGACACGAGTCCATCTTTAGTTCCAAGAACCGGTGAACGAGAACATCTAACTCGATGTTCACGATCGACCTTTAGGCGATCAACGTCAAACGTCGAAGCTAGAAGATGGTTGTGTTCCTTCAGCCAATCTGTAGAAACTGGAAGCAGTTGCTGA